The genomic region GCTGTTTGTAGTGAGCGCCAGTCTTCTTTCGCTGTCCGTACACGCCGCCAACCTCACGCGCGACAATGGCGCGGCGGTCGGTGACAATCAGAACTCGCAAACCGCCGGTGCGAATGGCCCGGTCCTGTTGCAAGACGTGCAACTGATCCAGAAACTGCAGCGCTTTGATCGCGAGCGTATTCCGGAGCGCGTTGTGCATGCCCGTGGCACTGGCGCTCACGGTACCTTCACCGTCACCGATAACCTCAGCGACCTGACAAAGGCCAAGGTATTTGCCGCCGGTGAAGCCACGCCGGTATTTGTGCGGTTTTCTGCGGTCGTTCACGGCAACCATTCGCCGGAAACCCTGCGTGACCCACGCGGCTTTGCCACCAAGTTCTACACCGCCGAAGGTAATTGGGACCTGGTCGGTAATAACTTCCCGACGTTCTTCATTCGCGATGCGATCAAGTTTCCGGACATGGTTCACGCCTTTAAACCAGACCCGCGCACTAACCTGGATGATGATTCCCGTCGCTTTGACTTCTTCTCCCATGTTCCGGAGTCCACTCGTACGTTGACCGAGTTGTACTCGGACTCCGGTACTCCAGCCAGTTACCGGGAAATGGACGGTAACGGTGTACACGCCTACAAGTTGATTAACGCCAAGGGCGAAGTGCACTACGTCAAGTTCCACTGGAAGAGCCTGCAAGGCATCAAGAACCTTGACCCTAAACAAGTAGCTGAAGTACAGGGCCGTGACTACAGCCATATGACCAATGATTTGGTCACGCACATCAATAAGGGCGACTTCCCCAAGTGGGACCTGTATGTGCAAGTGCTGAAACCTGAAGACCTGGCCAAGTTTGATTTCGACCCACTGGACGCCACCAAGATCTGGCCAAACGTGCCTGAACGCAAAGTCGGGCAGATGGTGCTGAACCGCAACCCCGCCAACGTCTTCCAGGAAACCGAGCAGGTGGCCATGGCGCCGGCCAACCTGGTGCCGGGCATCGAGCCGTCGGAAGACCGCCTGCTGCAAGGCCGGGTGTTCTCCTATGCCGATACGCAAATGTACCGCCTCGGGCCAAACGCCCTGCAACTGCCGATCAACGCACCCCGGGTGACCGTCAACAACGGTAACCAGGACGGCGCGATGAACTTCGGCAAGACCACCACTGGCGTGAACTACCAGCCAAGCCGCCTGCTGCCACGGGAAGAGCCGCAAACCGCGCGGTACAGCCAGTCGGCCCTGTCGGGCAGTACCCAGCAAGCGAAGATCCAGCGTGAGCAGAACTTCAAGCAGGCCGGCGACCTGTACCGCTCTTTCAACAAGAAAGAGCGTCAGGACTTGATCGACAACTTCGGCGGCTCCCTGGCCACCACCGATGACGAGAGCAAGCACATCATCCTGTCGTTCCTCTACAAGGCGGATCCGGAGTACGGCACCGGCGTGACCAAAGTCGCCAAGGGTGACCTGGCCCGCGTCAAGGCGCTGGCTGAAAAGCTGACTGACTGATTGGCCCCGTCGGCGCCCGAGCGGGCGCCGACACCCTGGCAGGAGAAACCCCATGCGTATCTACATCGCGTTATTCACCGCTTTGCTGGCCCTCACCGCCCATGCCGAGTCGCCTGACCCGCAAGCGGTCCAGGAACAGCTACAGGATTATTACTTCGACGCCGCCCGCCGTGGCGACGTGGAAATGCTCAACACGTTCATCGACTCCGGCTATTCGCTGAACACCCAGGATGAAAAAGGCTACACGGCACTGATTCTCGCCGCCTATCACGGCGAAAGTGCCTATGTGGACCGATTGCTCGCCGCCGGCGCCGATGCCTGCGTGCAGGACAAACGCGGCAACACCGCTTTGATGGGCGCGATCTTCAAGGGTGAGCTGAAAATCGCCCAGCGCCTGCTGGCCACCGACTGCAACCCCGACCAGCGCAACGGCGCCGGACAAACGGCGGCCATGTATGCCGGGCTGTTCAAACGCGTGGAACTGCTGGACGAACTGAAAGCCAAGGGCGCCGATCTGAATGCCGAAGACCCGATCGGTAACAGTGCTTCACGTTTGGCCAGCGGTGAAATCCGTACCCCGGCGCCGCGCTGAGCTATCATCGCGGTTTTTCGGTTGGAGGTTCTCAAATGGCAAAGGCCAAGCGCATGTATGGCTGCACGGAGTGCGGCGCGACCTTTCCCAAGTGGGCCGGCCAGTGCACGGAATGCGGTGCGTGGAACACCCTGACCGAAACCATGATCGAGAGCGGCGGCGCCGTGGCCCCCAGTGGCCGTTCCGGCTGGACCGGGCAACAAACCCAGATCAAGACCCTGGCCGAAGTCAGCGTCGAAGAAATCCCGCGTTTTTCCACCGCTTCCGGTGAACTGGACCGGGTGCTGGGCGGCGGCCTGGTGGATGGCTCGGTGGTGCTGATCGGCGGTGACCCGGGCATCGGTAAATCCACGATCCTGCTGCAAACCCTGTGCAGCATCGCCAGCCGTATGCCGGCGCTGTATGTCACCGGTGAAGAATCCCAGCAGCAAGTGGCCATGCGTGCGCGCCGCCTGGGCCTGCCCCAGGACCAACTGCGGGTGATGACCGAAACCTGCATCGAAAGCATCATCGCCACCGCGCGCCTGGAAAAGCCCAAGGTGATGGTGATCGACTCGATCCAGACGATTTTCACCGAACAACTGCAATCGGCTCCGGGTGGTGTGTCCCAGGTGCGGGAAAGTGCCGCACTGCTGGTGCGCTATGCAAAACAGAGCGGTACGGCGATTTTCCTGGTGGGCCACGTGACCAAGGAAGGCGCGCTGGCCGGCCCGCGGGTGTTGGAACACATGGTCGACACCGTGCTGTATTTCGAAGGCGAGTCCGATGGGCGGTTGCGTTTGTTGCGGGCGGTGAAGAACCGTTTTGGCGCGGTCAACGAGCTCGGAGTGTTCGCCATGACTGACCGGGGCTTGAAAGAAGTCTCCAACCCGTCGGCGATTTTTCTTACCCGTGCCCAGGAAGAAGTCCCAGGCAGTGTGGTGATGGCAACGTGGGAAGGCACCCGGCCGATGCTGGTGGAAGTGCAGGCGCTGGTGGACGACAGCCACCTGGCCAACCCGCGCCGCGTCACCCTGGGCCTGGATCAGAACCGCCTGGCGATGTTGCTGGCGGTGCTGCACCGCCACGGCGGCATTCCCACCCATGACCAGGACGTTTTCCTCAACGTGGTGGGCGGGGTCAAGGTATTGGAAACCGCGTCTGACTTGGCATTAATGGCGGCAGTGATGTCCAGCCTGCGCAACCGGCCGTTGCCCCACGACTTGCTGGTGTTCGGCGAAGTGGGCCTGTCGGGTGAAGTGCGCCCGGTGCCCAGCGGCCAGGAGCGCCTGAAGGAAGCGGCCAAGCACGGCTTCAAGCGCGCCATCGTGCCCAAGGGCAATGCGCCGAAAGAAATGCCACCGGGGCTGCAAGTGATCGGGGTGACGCGCCTGGAGCAGGCGCTGGATGCCCTGTTCGAATAGTCGCCAGCCACACATCACCCCCTGTGGGAGCCGGGTTTGCCCGCGATGGCGGTGTATCCGCTGATTGATATGCAAACTGACACACCGCCATCGCAGGCAATCCAGCTCCCACATGTTCAGGTCTCCAGCAAGGCCGCGAATTCCCGCTCCAGCTCCTCCTGATCGCCGAGGTTCAGCTCGATTATCCGCCGCAGGTGGCTGATGGAGTCGAGGTCGATGTGCTCGCATACAAAGCCGAGCTGCCCATGATCATCATGGGTCAGCCGCACCTGCATCTTTACGTCGGTCTCCGCGTCCAGATGAATGTCCACATCGAATGATTCGTAGCGATGGCCGTGCCAGTCTCGCGGCCGTTGCACCAGCAAGCCCTTGAGCGACAAATCTACCAATTGCACCGACCAGACATGGCCGTCTTGCGTGAGCTCGGTCCTGGCATCGAAGGCGATGCGTCGGAAACGGCGTCGGTCGGAAGGCTGTTCGCTCATGGTGAAACCCTCTGTGGATAAAAGAATTGTAGCCGTGCGCCATCATTGGGCAGTTTTTTCTGCTTTTTTCGCCCCGGCAAGGCTCTAGACCAACGTAGGGGGGTGGCCTTTAAGGCCAGTAGCGCTAAACTCGGGATGGCTGTCTTTCTGTCCACCCTGGCTGGAATATAAAAATGAAAAATAATAATAGCCTGCTACGCCATCTACCCTGGCTGCTGCTGGCAATCGTAGGAGCGTGCGCCCTGGGCGTAGTGGCCTTGCGCCGCGGCGAGGCGATCAACGCCTTGTGGATTGTGGTCGCAGCAGTGGCCATTTATCTGGTTGCTTACCGTTACTACAGTCTGTTCATCGCTAATCATGTGATGCAGCTTGATCCACTGCGGGCGACCCCCGCTGTGCTCAACAACGACGGTCTGGACTATGTGCCGACCAACAAACACATCCTTTTCGGTCACCACTTTGCGGCAATCGCTGGCGCAGGGCCGTTGGTCGGCCCGGTACTGGCCGCGCAGATGGGTTACCTGCCCGGCACCTTGTGGCTGATCGCCGGCGTGGTGCTGGCGGGGGCGGTGCAGGACTTCATGGTCCTGTTCCTGTCCACCCGGCGCAACGGCCGTTCCCTGGGGGACATGGTCCGCGAAGAAATGGGCCGTGTGCCCGGGACCATCGCGCTGTTTGGCTGCTTCCTGATCATGATCATCATCCTCGCGGTGCTGGCGCTGATCGTGGTCAAGGCCCTGGCCGAAAGCCCGTGGGGCATCTTCACGGTGATGGCAACCATCCCGATCGCGATGTTCATGGGCATCTACATGCGCTACATCCGCCCGGGCCGCATCGGTGAAATCTCGATTGTCGGCGTGCTGTTGCTGCTGGGCTCGATCTGGCTGGGCGGGCAGATTGCCGCGGACCCGGTATGGGCCAAGGCCTTCAGCTTCACCGGCATCCAGATCACCTGGATGCTGGTGGGTTATGGCTTTGTGGCTGCCGTGTTGCCGGTGTGGCTGATCCTTGCACCACGTGACTACCTGTCTACTTTCCTGAAAATCGGCACCATCATCGCGTTGGCGATTGGCATCCTGGTGACCATGCCCGACCTGAAAATGCCGGCGCTGACCCAGTTCATCGATGGCACTGGCCCGGTGTGGAAGGGCGGCCTGTTCCCGTTCCTGTTCATCACCATCGCCTGTGGCGCGGTATCGGGTTTCCACGCGCTGATCTCCTCGGGCACCACGCCCAAGTTGCTGGCCAGTGAAGGGCACGCCCGTTACATCGGCTACGGCGGCATGTTGATGGAGTCGTTCGTGGCCATCATGGCGATGGTTGCTGCTTCGGTGATCGAGCCAGGGGTGTACTTTGCCATGAACAGTCCGGCCGCCATTGTCGGTGCTGACGTGGTGACCGTTGCGCAAACTGTCAGCAGCTGGGGTTTTGCAATTACGCCGGAAGCGTTGCAGGCGGTGGCGCATGACATTGGTGAGTCCACCATCCTGGCCCGTGCCGGTGGTGCGCCGACCCTGGCGGTCGGTATCGCGCAGATCCTGCACAGTGTCCTGCCGGGTGAAAACACCATGGCGTTCTGGTACCACTTTGCGATCCTGTTTGAAGCGCTCTTCATCCTGACCGCAGTCGACGCCGGTACCCGTGCCGGTCGCTTCATGCTTCAGGATCTGCTTGGCTCCTTCGTACCGGCCCTTAAGCGTACCGAGTCCTGGACCGCTAACCTGATCGCTACCGCAGGTTGTGTGGCGATGTGGGGTTACCTGCTGTACCAAGGCGTGATCGACCCACTGGGCGGCATCAACACCTTGTGGCCGCTGTTCGGTATCTCCAACCAGATGCTGGCCGGTATCGCGCTGATGCTCGCCACCGTTGTGCTGATCAAAATGAAACGCCAGCGCTACATCTGGGTGACCATGCTGCCGGCTGTCTGGCTGCTGATCTGCACCGTGACCGCAGGCTTCATCAAGTTGTTCGACGCCAACCCGGCGATCGGCTTCCTGTCCCTGGCCAAGAAGTACAGCGATGCCCTGGCCGCCGGCCAGATCCTCGCACCGGCCAAGAGCATCGACCAGATGCAACACGTGATCTGGAACGCCTACACCAACGCAACGCTGACGGCGCTGTTCCTGTTTGTGGTCTTCAGCATCCTGTTCTATGCGCTCAAGGTCGGCATCGCCGCCTGGGGCAAAAAGGAACGTACGGATAAAGAAGCGCCATTCCAGGCCATCCCGGACGCTTGATAGAGGATTGCAATCATGTTCAATGACATCAGTCGCCTCGGTAAATACCTCGGTCAGGCCGCACGCCTGATGGTCGGCATGCCCGACTACGACACTTACGTCGAGCATATGCAAACCAAACACCCGGACAAGCCGATGATGGACTACAAGGCGTTCTTCCGGGAACGCCAGGAAGCCCGTTACGGCGGCAAGGGTGGGCCCAAGTGCTGCTAGCCCGGTAAGTACGGGTTGCGGTGATCCCTTGTGGGAGCGGGCTTGCTCGCGAAGGCGGTCTTTCAGTGAGGTATGTGCTGACTGACACGCCGCCTTCGCGAGCAAGCCCGCTCCCACATTTGTTTTGTGTTCCTTCAGTTATTAAGGAGAACTGTCTTTGTCCTCTCCCATTCCCGTCACCGTCCTCAGCGGCTTTCTCGGCGCTGGCAAGACCACCTTGTTGCGCCACCTGCTCAAGGCCGAGCACGGCTTGAAAATCGCCGTGATCGAAAACGAATTCAGCGACGCCGGTATCGACACCCAACTGCTGGGCACCGAGCCGGTGCAAGTCATGACCCTGTCCAATGGCTGCGTGTGCTGCACCATCCATACCGACCTGACCAAGGCCCTGTACCTGCTGCTGGAGCGCCTGGACAGTGGCGAAATCGCCTTCGATCGCCTGGTGATTGAATGCACCGGCCTGGCCGACCCGGCCCCGGTGGCCCAGACCTTTTTCATTGATGAAGAGCTGCGCGAGCGCTACATCCTCGACGGCATCATTACCCTGGTGGACGCGGCCCACGCCGAGCACCACCTGACCCAGACCATCGCCCAGGCGCAGATCGGTTTTGCCGACCGCCTACTGGTGAGCAAGCGTGATCTGGTGGACGACGCCACTTTTGACGCCCTCAGCGAGCGCCTGACCCGCATTAACCGTCGGGCACCGATTCGCGTGGTGGAACACGGCAAGATCGACCTCGCCGAACTGCTGGATGTGCGCGGCTTCAACCTCAACGCCGGCATGAATCTGCGCCCGGTGAGCCAGGCGCCGTCCATCGACCGGATTTCCAGCCTGGTGCTGCGCACCGACCAGCCGCTGGATATCGACAAGCTCAGCGAGTTCATGAACGAGCTGCTGGAAGACCACGGCAAGCAATTGCTGCGCTACAAGGGCGTGCTGAACATTGCCGGGGAAGACCGGCGCATGGTGTTCCAGGGCGTGCTGAAGCTCTACGGGTTTGATTGGGATACCGAATGGGCCGAAGGCGAGACGCGGGAAAGTGTGATTGTGTTTATTGCTGACGAGTTGCCGGAAGACAAAATCCGCGAAGGCTTTGCCCGGGTCCACCAAACCCTGACTTGAAATGCACTCAATATGTGGGAGCTGGCTTGCCTGCGATAGCGGTGTGTCAGTTACAGGTATCTCAACTGGCACACCGCTATCGCAGGCAAGCCAGCTCCCACATTTGACCTTATTTCAATTTGAAATCGGCCAAAAAAAAGCCCGGCTCAAAGGCCGGGCTTTTCATTCAATCAACTGCAATCAAGCGCCGTATACCGGCAGCTTCTTGCAGATGGCTTTGACCTTCTCACGAACAGCATCAATCACTGCTTCGTTGTTCAGGTCAGCCAGGATGTCGCAGATCCAGCCAGCCAGTTCCTTGCACTCTGCTTCTTTGAAGCCACGAGTGGTCACAGCCGGAGTGCCGAAGCGCAGGCCGGAGGTGACGAACGGCGAACGTGGGTCGTTCGGTACCGAGTTCTTGTTCACGGTGATGAAGGCTTTGCCCAGAGCGGCGTCAGCGTCTTTACCGGAGATGTCTTGCTTGATCAGCGAGAGCAGGAACAGGTGGTTCTCTGTACCGCCGGACACCACGTCAAAACCACGCTCGATGAACACGCCGGCCATGGCCTTGGCGTTTTTCACCACTTGCTGCTGGTAGGTCTTGAACTCAGGCTGCAGGGCTTCCTTGAAGCAGATCGCTTTAGCGGCGATCACGTGCTCCAGCGGGCCACCCTGGCCGCCTGGGAATACGGCGGAGTTCAGCTTCTTCTCGATCTCGGCGTTGGCGCGAGCCAGGATCAGGCCGCCACGTGGACCGCGTAGGGTCTTGTGGGTGGTGGTGGTCACGACGTCAGCGAACGGAACCGGGTTCGGGTAGACGCCAGCGGCGACCAGACCGGCCACGTGGGCCATGTCGACGAACAGGTAGGCGCCCACTTTGTCAGCGATTTCGCGGAAGCGTGGGAAATCCAGGATCTGCGAGTAGGCAGAGAAACCGGCCACGATCATTTTTGGCTTGTGCTCAACGGCCAGGCGCTCAACTTCGTCGTAGTCGATCAGGCCGTTGCCGTCGATGCCGTACTGAACGGCGTTGTACAGCTTGCCGGAGGAGGAAACGCTGGCGCCGTGGGTCAGGTGACCGCCGTGGGCCAGGCTCATGCCCAGGATGGTGTCGCCCGCTTGCAGCAGGGCCAGGTACACGGCGCTGTTGGCTTGGGAGCCGGCGTGTGGCTGGACGTTGGCGTAATCGGCGCCGAACAGTTCCTTGGCGCGGTCGATGGCCAGCTGCTCAACGATGTCGACGTACTCGCAACCACCGTAGTAACGCTTGCCCGGGTAGCCTTCGGCGTACTTGTTGGTCAGAACCGAACCTTGAGCCTCCATTACCGCAGGGCTGGTGTAGTTTTCCGAAGCGATCAGCTCAATGTGCTCTTCCTGGCGCACGGCTTCTTGCTCCATGGCGGCAAAGAGATCGGCGTCGTACTTGGCAATAGTCAAATCACGGCTGAACATGGCGGTCCTCAAGGATCGGGGGCAGAAAAGAAGCGCATTCTAACCCAATGGGTTTTAGATGGCATATGAAAGGACATCATGTCGCGGACAAGCGGGGCTCATCTGGGGATGGGTGGTGTTTGTGCGGCCCCCTTCGCGAGCAAGCCCGCTCCCACATTCAATCGGGTTCCTTCAGGGGGAATGCGGTCGAGTGTGGGAGCGGGCTTGCTCGCGAAGAGGCCATCAGCATCACAGCAGGATTTCAGTCGAACATGAACAGCGCATCATTACTGAACTGCGCCTCAAACCGGTTCGCCGGCATCGGTCGCCCGAACAGGTAGCCCTGAACCTCATCGCAACCGTGCTCCCGCAGGAAGTCCAGCTGCTCATGGGTTTCCACACCCTCGGCGATCACCGCCAGGTTCAGGCTGTGGGCCATGGCAATAATCGCCCGGGCGATCTGCGCATCCTGTTCACCCGACGGCAGGCCGTCGACAAAGGTGCGGTCGATCTTCAGCACGTCGATGGGGAATTGCTTGAGGTAGTTCAGCGATGAGTACCCGGTGCCGAAGTCGTCTACCGCAATGCTCAGGCCGAGGTTTTTCAGGCTGGCGAGAATCTGCATCGCCTCGTTGACCTCGCGCATCAGGATACTTTCGGTCAGCTCCAGTTCCAGGCACGCCGGCGGCAGGCCAATGTCCTTGAGGATGGTGGCGATGCGCTCGCCCAGTTGCCCGTCGGAGAACTGCCGGGCCGAGATGTTCACCGAAACCTTGGGCACCCGCACCTTGTTCTGGTGCCAGGTCTTGAGTTGGCGGCAGGCTTCGCTGATTACCCAGTCGCCCACGTCCACCACCAGCCCCAACTCCTCCAGCACCGGGATAAAGTCCCCCGGCGGCACCAGCCCGCGACGGGGATGGCGCCAGCGCAGCAGGGCTTCGGCGCCGGTCAGGCGTTTGCCGTCGCCGCTGAACTGCGGCTGGTAATACAGCACGAATTCATTCTGTTCCAGAGCGTGGCGCAGGTCGCTTTCCAGCTCCAGACGTTCCAGGGCGCTGGCGTTCATATCGGCCTGGTAGAACTGGAAGTTGTTCTTGCCGCGCTCCTTGGCGTGGTACATCGCCGTGTCGGCGTTCTTCATCAACTGGCTGAGTTCGTTGCCGTCCTGCGGGCTCAGGGCGATGCCAATACTGGCGGTCACGAAGAACTCGCGGCCTTCCAGCACGAATGGCTTCACCAGGCTGGCCAGAATCTGCTCGGCCACGTGAATCGCACGGTTCAGCGCCATCTCACGGTTGACCCGCGGTTGCAGGAGCAAGGTGAACTCGTCGCCGCCCATGCGCGCCACGGTGTCGTCTTCCGCCACGCAGCCCAGCAAGCGGGTGGCCATTTCCTTGAGCATGCGGTCGCCGGCAGCGTGGCCCAGGGAATCGTTGATCGGCTTGAAGCGGTCGAGGTCGAGGAACATCAGTACCACCCACGACTTCTGTCGCTCCGCCGACTGCAACGCGGTGTGCAGGCGGTCCTGGAACAGCGTGCGGTTGGGCAGGTGGGTCAAGGCGTCGTAGTAGGCCAGGCGGTGGATCCGCTGTTCGCTGGCCTTGCGCTCGCTGATGTCGCTGAAGAAGCACACGTAGCTGGCCAGGTCGCCTTCGTCATCGAACACGGCGGTAATCCCGACCCAGGCCGGGTAATGCTCGCCGTTGCGGCGCTTGAGCCACACTTCGCCTTCCCAGGTGCTGTGCTGGTGCAATTGCTTGAGCACGTAGCGCAGGTGGGCTTCCTGCTGTTCGTCGACGGTGAGCATGTTCGGCAACTGATCGAGCACGTCCGCCACCGCATAACCGCTGACCCGGCTGAACGCCTCGTTGGCCTGCACGATATAGCCGGCAGGGTCGGTGATCAGGATCGCCGAAGTCGAGTGTTCGAATACCGTGGCCGCCATGCGCAGGTCTTTTTCCGCGCGGCGTTGCTGGCTGATATCGCGACCCACGCCGAGGATGCCTTCGAACGCGCCGTGCTCGTCCCACACCAGCACCAGGCGCAGTTCGATGGGGACCTTGCGCCCGTCGGCCCGCAGGCAGTCGAACAGGAACAGCTGGGTCTGCACGTCGTTGCGCAAGGCCGCCAGGGATTCGGGTTGGTCCAGGGCGCGGCTGACTTGCTCTACCAGGCTGTAGATGCCCGTGAGTTGCTGCGGGTTGGCGATGGTCGATTGCCAGCCGTTTTCGAAGATCCAGTCCACGTCGTAGCCCAGCACCGCGTTCACCGAAGGGCTGACGTAGTTGAGGGCCAGCTTGCTGTCGGTGGAGAAAATTACGTCGCTGATACTTTCGGCCAGCATGCGGTAGCGCTGTTCGCTGTCGCGCAGGGATTCGCTGGCCTCGATCTGGTCGGTGATGTCCTTGGCCACGCCGATGATGCGCGTGACCTGGTCGGTCTTGTCCCGGGCCAGGGCCTGTTCGCGGATATCGAAGCGCCGCCATTGGTTGTTGCGGTGGCGAAAGCGCAACTGGCACTGCAGTTGGCTCAGGTAGCCGGCCTGGCGCTGTTGCTGGCGCAGGTCGTGGTAACGCTCGGCGTCTTCGGGGTGCAGCAGGATCTCCCAGAAGTACTCGCCCATCTGCTGCAACTCGGGCTTGTTGTAGCCCAGGGTGTGGCCCAGGTGGTGGTTGCTGAAAATCATCCGCTGGCTGATCACATCCTGCACATACAGGTGATCGGGCACGGTGCGCACCACGTCCGACCAGAAACCCTCGCGCTCCACCAGCGACAATTCGATCAGCTTGCGGCTGGTGATGTCGCTGATGCTCAGGATCACTGCCTTGAAGTCGTCCTGTTGCTCCGGCAGGCGCATCACCAGCCACAGGTATTGGTCGTTGCCTTCGACATCGCTGAGCTGGATTTCCAGTTCGAGCTGTTTTTGCTGGGTCAGTACCGCGTCGATCACCTGGTTACCGATGGCGGTTGGGCTCGACGGGCAGGCGTCGATCAGGCGCTCCCAGGCTTGTTCGCAAGAGGCAACATTCAGCAGGCGCACCGCCACCTGATTGACCTCGGTGATGCGTAGCTCCTTGAGCAGTTGCTGGCGTTGCTCCGGGTTGTCTTGCAACAACTGTTGCAGTTGCTCGCAGGTTTGCAAGTGGGTCTTGTCGAAGAACGCGCGCAGGCCCGACAGGTCGAGCACGCACAGGGCCACGCCGGTGCCTTCGAAAATATCCTGGTAGCGTCGGCGCCCCTCGTGCACCTGGCGCTGGCGGCGGCGCATGTTCAACAGCACGATGACCGGGATCAGCGAGAAGGCCAGGCCCAGCAGGCATTTGCCGATAAACGCTGGCAGCAGTTGTTCCAGCACGGCGGCGCGGTCGAACAGGCCACGCAGTTGCCAGTCGCTTTTGCTCAGGGGCGTGACCAGTACACTTTTGTTCAATTCGTCCGGGGTCAATGCCGAGGCCCATTGGGCCGGCATACCGCTGTCACGGCTGACCACGCGGTGGTTGAGGCGGTTTTCGATGACCCACATCGGCCGCTGGCCCTGGCCGTCCTGGCGGGTCAGGTTGGCCAGGTAATTGGGCGCCAGGCGCAAGGCCCAGTACATCTTGGTGCCGCCGCTGGGCTGGTGCAGCAGCAGGTAGATGACGGTGCCATCGTTGTTGTTGCTCAGGTAATAGGACTGGGCGTGGCTGCGCTTGACCAGCTCTTCGAGCCAGGCGCTGTCCTGCCTGTCACTGGCGCTGTCACTGATCATCGCGCCGCTGGGGGCGAGCAGGGCGACGCTGCGCAACTCCGGCAGGGAGCGTTGCAGGGTGCGCATCAGGATTTGTTGCTGTTCGGTGTCCCGTGGCGGCTCGACGATCGGCAGCAGGTTCAGCGCGATCTGCGCACTGAGGGCCATGTTCAGGCTGATCTGTTCGGCCAGGTCGGCGCTGTAGTCGATGGTGTATTGCTGCTGGTTTTTTTGGTTTTGCTGCAGCTGGTCCAGCAGTTGCCAGAACAATAACGCGAGCAGCAGCAGGACCAGCGTCGCCAATGCGCCCTT from Pseudomonas yamanorum harbors:
- the glyA gene encoding serine hydroxymethyltransferase; this translates as MFSRDLTIAKYDADLFAAMEQEAVRQEEHIELIASENYTSPAVMEAQGSVLTNKYAEGYPGKRYYGGCEYVDIVEQLAIDRAKELFGADYANVQPHAGSQANSAVYLALLQAGDTILGMSLAHGGHLTHGASVSSSGKLYNAVQYGIDGNGLIDYDEVERLAVEHKPKMIVAGFSAYSQILDFPRFREIADKVGAYLFVDMAHVAGLVAAGVYPNPVPFADVVTTTTHKTLRGPRGGLILARANAEIEKKLNSAVFPGGQGGPLEHVIAAKAICFKEALQPEFKTYQQQVVKNAKAMAGVFIERGFDVVSGGTENHLFLLSLIKQDISGKDADAALGKAFITVNKNSVPNDPRSPFVTSGLRFGTPAVTTRGFKEAECKELAGWICDILADLNNEAVIDAVREKVKAICKKLPVYGA
- a CDS encoding sensor domain-containing protein, yielding MSNVTPPTPLRAAHIAPGAPLHGTLKGALATLVLLLLALLFWQLLDQLQQNQKNQQQYTIDYSADLAEQISLNMALSAQIALNLLPIVEPPRDTEQQQILMRTLQRSLPELRSVALLAPSGAMISDSASDRQDSAWLEELVKRSHAQSYYLSNNNDGTVIYLLLHQPSGGTKMYWALRLAPNYLANLTRQDGQGQRPMWVIENRLNHRVVSRDSGMPAQWASALTPDELNKSVLVTPLSKSDWQLRGLFDRAAVLEQLLPAFIGKCLLGLAFSLIPVIVLLNMRRRQRQVHEGRRRYQDIFEGTGVALCVLDLSGLRAFFDKTHLQTCEQLQQLLQDNPEQRQQLLKELRITEVNQVAVRLLNVASCEQAWERLIDACPSSPTAIGNQVIDAVLTQQKQLELEIQLSDVEGNDQYLWLVMRLPEQQDDFKAVILSISDITSRKLIELSLVEREGFWSDVVRTVPDHLYVQDVISQRMIFSNHHLGHTLGYNKPELQQMGEYFWEILLHPEDAERYHDLRQQQRQAGYLSQLQCQLRFRHRNNQWRRFDIREQALARDKTDQVTRIIGVAKDITDQIEASESLRDSEQRYRMLAESISDVIFSTDSKLALNYVSPSVNAVLGYDVDWIFENGWQSTIANPQQLTGIYSLVEQVSRALDQPESLAALRNDVQTQLFLFDCLRADGRKVPIELRLVLVWDEHGAFEGILGVGRDISQQRRAEKDLRMAATVFEHSTSAILITDPAGYIVQANEAFSRVSGYAVADVLDQLPNMLTVDEQQEAHLRYVLKQLHQHSTWEGEVWLKRRNGEHYPAWVGITAVFDDEGDLASYVCFFSDISERKASEQRIHRLAYYDALTHLPNRTLFQDRLHTALQSAERQKSWVVLMFLDLDRFKPINDSLGHAAGDRMLKEMATRLLGCVAEDDTVARMGGDEFTLLLQPRVNREMALNRAIHVAEQILASLVKPFVLEGREFFVTASIGIALSPQDGNELSQLMKNADTAMYHAKERGKNNFQFYQADMNASALERLELESDLRHALEQNEFVLYYQPQFSGDGKRLTGAEALLRWRHPRRGLVPPGDFIPVLEELGLVVDVGDWVISEACRQLKTWHQNKVRVPKVSVNISARQFSDGQLGERIATILKDIGLPPACLELELTESILMREVNEAMQILASLKNLGLSIAVDDFGTGYSSLNYLKQFPIDVLKIDRTFVDGLPSGEQDAQIARAIIAMAHSLNLAVIAEGVETHEQLDFLREHGCDEVQGYLFGRPMPANRFEAQFSNDALFMFD